In Flammeovirgaceae bacterium 311, one DNA window encodes the following:
- a CDS encoding hypothetical protein (COG0500 SAM-dependent methyltransferases): protein MSYLNTTADVYRKAAETPNVGLCCTTSPIWQLPGLSIPKIMLEMNYGCGTTVHFRDLTNNPTILYVGVGGGMELLQFSYFSRNPKKVIGVDVVDEMLQACDSNLKEAENLNPWFDRNIVDLRKGSALELPVEDGTIDVAAQNCLFNIFKADDLRKALQEMYRALKPHGRLVLSDPICEQDMPLQLQEDEELRALCLSGALPLQEYLSLITEAGFGTVEIRAKRPYRILAPAHYTTDQPLFIESIEVCAIKDPMPADGPCIFTGKAAIYVGQDDFFDDGKGHTLFYNQPLAVCDKTAAVLQELRRSDIYITPSTWFYDGGGCC, encoded by the coding sequence ATGAGCTATTTAAACACTACTGCTGATGTATATAGAAAAGCAGCAGAAACGCCCAATGTAGGTCTCTGTTGCACTACCTCACCAATCTGGCAGCTGCCGGGCCTAAGCATTCCTAAAATAATGCTGGAGATGAATTATGGCTGTGGTACCACGGTCCATTTCCGGGATCTAACCAACAATCCCACCATACTGTATGTAGGGGTTGGGGGCGGTATGGAACTGCTGCAATTCTCTTACTTTAGCCGAAATCCCAAAAAAGTAATTGGCGTGGATGTGGTCGATGAAATGCTTCAAGCCTGCGACTCAAATCTAAAAGAAGCGGAAAATCTAAACCCCTGGTTTGATCGCAATATTGTTGATCTACGCAAAGGAAGTGCCCTGGAACTTCCTGTTGAAGATGGGACCATAGATGTAGCCGCACAAAATTGCCTCTTTAACATTTTTAAAGCCGATGATTTAAGAAAGGCCCTGCAGGAAATGTACAGGGCACTGAAACCACACGGCCGGCTGGTACTCTCTGATCCAATCTGTGAACAGGACATGCCCCTGCAGCTGCAGGAAGATGAGGAACTACGGGCACTATGCTTAAGTGGTGCACTGCCGCTGCAGGAGTATCTCAGTCTGATAACAGAGGCAGGCTTCGGCACCGTGGAGATCAGAGCCAAACGCCCCTACCGCATCCTGGCACCTGCACATTATACTACCGATCAGCCCCTGTTTATTGAAAGTATAGAAGTTTGTGCCATCAAAGATCCTATGCCTGCCGACGGCCCCTGTATCTTTACCGGCAAGGCTGCCATCTATGTGGGTCAGGATGATTTTTTTGATGATGGAAAAGGCCACACCCTGTTCTATAACCAGCCACTGGCTGTGTGCGACAAAACTGCAGCAGTTCTGCAGGAACTTAGGCGATCTGATATCTACATCACACCCTCTACCTGGTTTTATGATGGCGGAGGCTGTTGCTAA
- a CDS encoding hypothetical protein (COG2755 Lysophospholipase L1 and related esterases): MYLQGKKILKYFERNPVVAPEGDTEGLVEKGTGELQLLVLGESTVEGIGADSFEKTLSVKLAETLARESGQSVSWKAVGKSGATAKTSLQHLLPLVPHLERYDITVLVLGANDSFALTSPLAWVKHIDGIVQKLRQKQPHALVYLASLPPVGSFPALPQPTRWVLGQCNRLLRLASKIYARDQQRVIHSQALFENRKHLLCSDGIHPSEQGYKKWAEAIAEELLPFMPDHSVQSSKVA; the protein is encoded by the coding sequence ATGTACCTGCAGGGAAAGAAGATCCTGAAGTATTTTGAGCGTAACCCTGTAGTAGCGCCTGAGGGAGATACAGAAGGTCTTGTAGAGAAGGGTACAGGAGAACTTCAGCTACTGGTATTGGGAGAATCTACTGTAGAGGGAATCGGCGCTGATTCTTTTGAAAAAACTTTAAGTGTAAAGCTGGCAGAAACCCTGGCCCGGGAGTCAGGACAAAGTGTTTCCTGGAAAGCTGTAGGCAAGAGCGGGGCAACAGCTAAAACAAGTCTGCAGCACCTTTTGCCTCTCGTGCCCCATCTTGAAAGGTACGATATAACAGTATTGGTATTAGGTGCCAATGACAGTTTTGCATTAACCTCTCCCCTTGCATGGGTGAAGCATATTGATGGCATCGTACAAAAATTAAGGCAGAAGCAACCCCATGCGCTGGTATACCTGGCAAGCCTGCCACCTGTTGGCAGCTTCCCAGCTCTGCCACAGCCTACCCGCTGGGTGCTGGGCCAGTGTAACCGGCTGCTTCGCCTTGCCAGTAAAATCTACGCCCGGGATCAGCAGCGGGTAATTCACAGCCAGGCACTATTCGAAAACAGGAAGCATTTGCTCTGCAGCGATGGCATACACCCTTCAGAGCAGGGGTACAAAAAATGGGCAGAAGCCATCGCCGAAGAACTGCTGCCCTTCATGCCAGACCACAGTGTACAGAGTAGTAAAGTTGCCTGA
- a CDS encoding s1/p1 nuclease has translation MKKLLIISFIVLICAGQALAWGQNGHRVVGHVAQEHLSRKASKRIAQILECNSLAETSVWMDDIKSDDRYNHTHDWHWVTVPEGMGYAETDKNPKGDLLMKIEELIAVLKKGGLSREQEQEYLKFLVHLVGDVHQPLHVGKEGDSGGNNIKVKWFGQNSNLHRVWDSEMIESKELSFTEIARFMGKPSKEQLKAWQSSSLEDWAKESMALRSQVYDLPENMKLGYEYMYKNYNTVELRMQQAGVRLAKLLNEIYG, from the coding sequence ATGAAAAAGCTGCTGATTATTAGTTTCATTGTATTGATTTGTGCAGGACAGGCCCTGGCCTGGGGGCAGAACGGTCATCGTGTGGTAGGGCATGTGGCTCAGGAGCACCTTAGCCGCAAAGCATCTAAAAGAATAGCACAGATACTGGAGTGTAATTCACTCGCCGAAACTTCTGTATGGATGGACGATATAAAGTCTGATGATCGCTACAACCATACACACGACTGGCACTGGGTAACCGTACCGGAAGGCATGGGCTACGCTGAAACCGATAAGAATCCAAAAGGAGACCTCCTGATGAAGATAGAGGAGCTGATTGCGGTACTTAAAAAAGGTGGTTTATCCCGTGAACAGGAGCAGGAGTATTTAAAATTCCTGGTGCACCTGGTTGGCGATGTGCACCAGCCACTGCATGTTGGCAAAGAGGGCGATTCTGGTGGGAATAATATAAAAGTTAAATGGTTTGGCCAAAACTCTAACCTGCACCGGGTGTGGGATAGCGAAATGATCGAGAGCAAAGAACTAAGTTTTACAGAAATCGCCCGTTTCATGGGTAAGCCCAGCAAGGAGCAGCTAAAGGCCTGGCAGTCATCTTCGTTAGAGGATTGGGCAAAGGAGTCTATGGCGCTACGTTCACAGGTGTATGACCTTCCAGAAAACATGAAACTGGGCTACGAATATATGTACAAAAACTATAATACGGTAGAGCTGCGCATGCAGCAGGCTGGTGTTCGGCTGGCCAAACTGCTAAACGAGATCTACGGATAA
- a CDS encoding phospholipid/glycerol acyltransferase (COG0204 1-acyl-sn-glycerol-3-phosphate acyltransferase): MLVYRILKFLFRIAVSVFYREVYVQGRSLLPAQGPLIVAVNHPNTFMDPIVVALQLRQRSGFLANGGIFTNALLKWVFARLHLIPVYRPQDVKEGEKVDNTATFQKSHGYLLQGGTLMIFPEGSSVHEMKLRKLKTGTARIALETAAQKDFRSGLRISPVALTYSDPLFFGTRLSVVVSEPIAVDAYGDAYSADPMAAVQALTEHIRSSIQKNMVAAESKEHELLLKRIRKLYRDYLRDTSRKPLSKEDEFVMLQQIAAGIQYYEAEKPADYNRIQQRVNDYFNCLEQLELKEGLLAAGFTRYRKLLMFAGNLLLLVLFFPLCLLGLCTNYVPYKLPSIVEKSLGTDPEYRAGILMICGLIFFPLYYTLMCWLFIKFVSSHLLLLLLFIVALPVLGFFTLFYWRIVDSSAALFRYVSLSFNQQQLLHELSANRREILQELERAAAGLSASSK, translated from the coding sequence ATGCTGGTGTACCGAATCCTAAAGTTTCTGTTCAGAATTGCCGTAAGCGTATTTTACAGAGAGGTGTACGTGCAGGGACGGTCATTGCTGCCTGCTCAGGGCCCGCTCATTGTAGCGGTAAATCACCCCAATACCTTTATGGACCCTATTGTGGTAGCACTACAGCTGAGGCAGCGTAGCGGTTTTCTGGCCAATGGAGGTATTTTTACAAATGCCCTGCTGAAATGGGTATTTGCCAGGTTACACCTGATTCCGGTTTACCGCCCTCAGGATGTAAAAGAAGGAGAGAAGGTAGACAATACGGCTACTTTTCAAAAGAGCCACGGCTATCTCCTGCAGGGGGGAACCCTGATGATTTTCCCGGAAGGCAGCAGTGTGCATGAAATGAAGCTGCGAAAGTTAAAAACCGGTACGGCGCGTATAGCCCTTGAAACAGCTGCGCAGAAAGATTTTCGGTCCGGTTTAAGAATATCACCTGTTGCACTTACCTATTCAGATCCCCTTTTTTTTGGCACCAGGCTTTCTGTTGTAGTCAGTGAGCCTATTGCCGTAGATGCATACGGTGATGCCTATAGCGCCGATCCTATGGCGGCCGTGCAGGCACTCACGGAACATATCCGGAGCAGCATTCAAAAAAATATGGTTGCTGCAGAAAGCAAGGAGCATGAACTTCTCCTGAAGCGCATCAGAAAGCTGTACAGGGATTACCTCCGGGATACAAGCCGCAAGCCCTTAAGCAAGGAGGACGAGTTTGTAATGCTGCAGCAGATTGCAGCCGGCATACAATATTATGAAGCTGAAAAACCAGCTGATTACAACCGGATACAGCAAAGGGTAAATGATTACTTTAACTGCCTGGAGCAGCTGGAGCTAAAAGAAGGTTTACTGGCTGCGGGTTTTACCAGGTATAGAAAGCTCCTGATGTTTGCCGGCAATCTTCTGTTGCTGGTCTTGTTTTTTCCGTTGTGCCTGCTTGGCTTATGCACAAATTATGTGCCTTATAAACTACCATCAATCGTGGAAAAAAGCCTGGGTACAGACCCTGAGTACAGGGCGGGAATTTTGATGATTTGCGGCTTGATTTTCTTCCCGCTTTATTACACACTGATGTGCTGGCTATTTATTAAATTTGTATCATCCCACCTATTGCTGCTCTTGCTGTTTATTGTGGCGCTTCCGGTACTTGGTTTTTTTACTCTTTTTTACTGGCGAATTGTGGATTCATCTGCTGCCCTATTCAGGTATGTATCACTAAGCTTTAACCAGCAGCAATTGCTGCACGAGCTATCAGCAAACAGAAGAGAAATACTGCAGGAACTTGAACGGGCTGCCGCGGGGCTTTCTGCTTCCTCTAAATAG
- a CDS encoding ammonium transporter (COG0004 Ammonia permease), translated as MTAEKKRKLGLYVFLLLLAIGFVASIYPAHHPEAEVANSGDVAWVIFSSALVLLMTPGLSFFYGGMVRPKNIISTMLQSFVALGVISVLWYVVGFSLAFGESIGGIIGNPMTYFMFDNVGTAPHPVIASGIPFVLFAAFQLKFAIITPALITGSFAERVRFWSYLLFICLFSLLIYCPLAHWTWHPDGFLFKWGVLDFAGGTVVHISAGFAALAGAWLLGRRKSHLSNEEYSPVNIPYVILGTGLLWFGWFGFNAGSALAASSLAVTAFVNTNLASASAMIAWMLMDTVRGKKPSALGACIGAVVGLVAITPAAGFVGFGPSLFIGIMASIISNCAVHWKTKSTLDDTLDVFPCHGVGGIVGMIATSIFAKEGGLITGETTLFLYHMLALVIVFVFTFGGSVLLYKFTNWVIPMRVKEDQEDLGLDLSQHYETVTEGHFDKVSYQ; from the coding sequence ATGACAGCTGAAAAGAAGCGAAAACTGGGACTATATGTCTTTCTGCTGCTGCTCGCCATTGGTTTTGTAGCCAGTATTTATCCAGCCCACCATCCGGAGGCTGAAGTTGCCAACAGTGGCGATGTAGCTTGGGTAATTTTTTCTTCTGCCCTGGTATTGCTCATGACTCCCGGCTTGTCCTTTTTCTATGGAGGTATGGTCCGCCCTAAAAACATCATCTCCACCATGCTGCAAAGTTTTGTAGCACTGGGCGTTATCAGTGTGTTATGGTATGTAGTGGGATTCAGCCTTGCTTTTGGAGAAAGCATTGGCGGTATCATCGGCAATCCTATGACCTACTTTATGTTCGACAATGTAGGCACTGCCCCGCATCCGGTTATTGCCAGCGGCATTCCTTTTGTGTTGTTTGCTGCCTTTCAGCTTAAATTTGCCATTATTACACCTGCACTAATTACAGGTTCTTTTGCAGAACGTGTTCGTTTCTGGAGCTATCTGCTGTTCATATGCCTGTTTAGCCTGCTCATCTATTGTCCGCTTGCACACTGGACCTGGCATCCGGATGGATTCCTGTTCAAATGGGGCGTGCTTGATTTTGCAGGCGGTACCGTGGTGCATATTTCTGCAGGATTTGCTGCGCTGGCTGGTGCCTGGCTGCTGGGGCGCCGCAAATCTCATTTATCAAATGAAGAATATAGCCCTGTAAATATCCCATACGTAATTCTGGGAACCGGCCTGTTGTGGTTTGGCTGGTTTGGCTTTAACGCCGGTTCGGCACTGGCTGCCTCTTCCCTGGCTGTCACTGCATTTGTAAATACAAACCTGGCCTCTGCTTCGGCCATGATTGCCTGGATGCTGATGGACACCGTTCGTGGCAAAAAGCCCTCTGCACTGGGTGCCTGTATTGGTGCCGTGGTAGGATTAGTAGCCATTACCCCGGCTGCCGGATTTGTGGGTTTTGGTCCCAGCTTGTTTATAGGTATCATGGCCAGTATTATCAGCAACTGTGCTGTTCACTGGAAAACCAAATCAACCCTGGATGATACACTTGATGTTTTTCCCTGCCATGGCGTTGGCGGAATTGTAGGCATGATTGCTACCAGCATATTCGCCAAAGAAGGTGGCCTGATTACGGGCGAAACCACCCTGTTTCTTTATCATATGCTCGCGCTGGTCATTGTTTTTGTTTTTACTTTTGGCGGCTCAGTTTTGCTCTACAAGTTTACCAACTGGGTGATTCCAATGCGCGTGAAAGAAGATCAGGAAGACCTGGGGCTTGACCTTAGCCAGCACTATGAAACAGTGACGGAAGGTCATTTTGATAAAGTCAGCTATCAATAA
- a CDS encoding major facilitator superfamily mfs_1 (COG2270 Permeases of the major facilitator superfamily) — translation MMQKNNPRVINAWCSYDWANSVYNLIVTTAIFPIYYSAATKEAFGGEVVLFFGFSFVNTVLYTYAISFSFFLIVLLSPVLSGIADYSGRKKRFMQFFTYLGSLACIGLFFFYGENIEWGIGCAVLASVGYAGSLVFYNGFLPEIATADRMDKISARGFSFGYIGSVILLLLTLFMILNPEMLGLGTTGNATRFGFLLVGIWWIGFAQIAFHYLKDRPTGHPINRQVLGKGFQEIAKVIKALKQQVNTLRFLLSFFFYSMGVQTVMLLAPLFGEAEVGITGDEMIIVVLILQVLAIAGATFFAWLSGRKGNKFAIGGTLIIWMGICLLAYFLKDKMSFYALAGLLGFVMGGIQAVSRSAYSKLIPEGTKDTASYFSFYDITEKIAIVLGTFSFGLILQLTDSMRNSMLFMCLFFLIGFGILQTARLKKKREEALATYS, via the coding sequence ATGATGCAGAAAAATAACCCCCGTGTCATTAATGCCTGGTGTTCTTACGATTGGGCAAATTCGGTGTATAACCTGATTGTTACCACGGCCATATTTCCAATTTATTACAGTGCTGCAACCAAAGAGGCATTTGGAGGGGAAGTAGTTCTTTTTTTTGGCTTCTCATTTGTCAATACAGTGCTGTACACCTATGCTATTTCCTTTTCTTTTTTCTTGATTGTTCTGCTTTCTCCTGTACTATCGGGCATTGCCGATTACAGTGGAAGAAAAAAGCGATTCATGCAGTTTTTTACGTACCTGGGTTCGCTGGCCTGTATAGGCCTGTTTTTCTTTTATGGCGAAAACATAGAGTGGGGGATTGGCTGTGCCGTGCTGGCAAGTGTTGGCTATGCCGGCTCACTAGTGTTCTACAATGGTTTTCTGCCGGAGATTGCTACGGCCGATCGCATGGATAAAATTAGCGCCAGGGGTTTTTCATTTGGCTACATCGGCAGCGTTATTTTGCTGCTGCTTACGCTTTTCATGATCCTCAACCCTGAAATGTTAGGACTTGGTACAACAGGCAACGCCACCCGCTTTGGCTTTTTGCTGGTGGGCATCTGGTGGATTGGCTTTGCCCAAATTGCTTTCCACTACCTAAAAGACAGACCAACTGGGCACCCCATTAATAGGCAGGTGCTGGGTAAAGGATTTCAGGAGATTGCCAAAGTAATCAAAGCACTGAAGCAACAGGTTAATACACTGCGCTTTTTACTTTCTTTCTTCTTTTACAGCATGGGTGTGCAAACGGTAATGCTGTTGGCACCTCTTTTTGGCGAAGCTGAGGTAGGCATCACCGGTGATGAAATGATCATCGTTGTTTTAATCCTGCAGGTGCTGGCCATTGCAGGTGCTACTTTTTTTGCTTGGCTCTCCGGACGAAAGGGCAATAAGTTTGCCATTGGCGGCACCCTCATTATTTGGATGGGTATTTGCCTGCTGGCCTACTTTCTTAAAGATAAAATGTCGTTTTATGCCCTGGCTGGCCTGCTTGGTTTTGTGATGGGCGGCATTCAGGCTGTTTCCCGTTCTGCCTACTCCAAGCTTATTCCTGAAGGCACAAAAGATACCGCCTCTTATTTCAGCTTTTACGACATCACCGAAAAAATTGCCATTGTGCTGGGTACCTTCTCCTTCGGCCTCATTTTGCAGCTTACAGACAGTATGCGCAACAGCATGCTGTTTATGTGCCTATTTTTCCTGATTGGTTTCGGCATTCTGCAAACAGCCCGCCTGAAAAAAAAGAGAGAAGAAGCTTTAGCTACATACTCCTGA
- a CDS encoding NAD(P)(+) transhydrogenase (COG3288 NAD/NADP transhydrogenase alpha subunit), whose amino-acid sequence MKIAVLKETKVPERRVALSPDVVKSLTKAGFQCGIESGAGLGSGFYDKAYEAAGALIFKDKQPLLQDTDLLLKVNAPTPDELLLMRDGTAFISFMYAYTVPELVDVCVRKKISAFAMDAVPRISRAQKMDALSSQANLGGYKAVIMGADALGKIFPLMMTAAGTITPARVLIFGAGVAGLQAIATAKRLGAVVEVTDVRPETKEQVESLGGRFLEVKAEGVQTEGGYAKEVSAEYLQKQKELVTKHIADADLVITTALVIGKKAPLLVTEAMVQSMKPGSVIVDMAVESGGNCALSEYNQTVVKHDVTIIGEANLPALVSVNASELYAKNISTLLLHLATKDGFKWEMDEEITKGSLITHQGQLVHEFTKNILSKTV is encoded by the coding sequence TTGAAAATAGCTGTACTCAAAGAGACCAAAGTACCCGAACGCAGGGTTGCGCTCTCTCCCGACGTAGTAAAATCATTGACCAAAGCAGGCTTTCAGTGTGGCATTGAAAGCGGGGCCGGCCTAGGCTCTGGCTTTTATGATAAAGCCTACGAAGCTGCCGGAGCCCTTATTTTTAAGGACAAACAGCCCCTGCTCCAGGATACGGACCTGCTGCTAAAGGTAAACGCCCCCACCCCCGATGAGCTGCTGCTAATGCGGGATGGCACGGCTTTCATTTCCTTTATGTATGCTTACACCGTTCCGGAGCTGGTAGATGTATGCGTGCGGAAGAAGATTTCTGCTTTTGCCATGGATGCAGTACCCCGCATTTCGCGTGCACAGAAAATGGATGCGCTTAGCTCGCAGGCCAACCTGGGTGGTTATAAAGCGGTAATCATGGGTGCCGATGCCCTTGGTAAAATATTTCCGCTGATGATGACGGCTGCCGGCACCATTACCCCTGCACGCGTGCTGATTTTCGGTGCAGGTGTTGCCGGCCTGCAGGCTATTGCCACTGCCAAACGTCTGGGCGCGGTGGTGGAAGTAACCGATGTGCGCCCTGAAACCAAAGAGCAGGTAGAATCTCTGGGTGGTCGCTTCCTGGAAGTAAAAGCCGAAGGTGTGCAAACCGAGGGCGGCTATGCCAAAGAAGTATCGGCCGAATATCTTCAGAAACAGAAAGAACTTGTTACCAAACATATTGCCGATGCAGACCTGGTGATTACCACCGCCCTTGTAATCGGTAAAAAAGCTCCCCTGCTGGTAACAGAAGCAATGGTGCAAAGCATGAAACCCGGCTCTGTGATAGTTGATATGGCCGTTGAATCGGGTGGCAACTGTGCCCTTAGCGAATACAACCAGACGGTTGTTAAGCATGATGTGACCATTATCGGTGAGGCTAACCTGCCAGCCCTGGTTTCTGTGAACGCCAGTGAGCTCTATGCCAAAAACATCAGTACCCTGCTCCTGCACCTGGCTACCAAAGATGGCTTTAAATGGGAGATGGACGAAGAAATCACCAAAGGCTCCCTGATTACCCACCAGGGCCAGCTGGTACACGAGTTTACCAAAAACATTTTAAGCAAGACAGTATGA
- a CDS encoding nicotinamide nucleotide transhydrogenase subunit alpha (COG3288 NAD/NADP transhydrogenase alpha subunit), whose protein sequence is MNTETLLVLLYVLVLASFVGFELISKVPPTLHTPLMSGSNAISGITIVGAIVAAGPDVSSVSKWLGVAALLLATLNVVGGYVVTDRMLQMFKKRKK, encoded by the coding sequence ATGAACACCGAAACCCTGCTAGTGCTGCTATACGTGCTGGTACTGGCCTCCTTTGTGGGCTTTGAGCTGATCTCCAAGGTACCACCCACCCTGCATACCCCGCTGATGTCTGGCTCCAATGCCATCTCTGGTATTACCATTGTAGGCGCTATTGTGGCCGCCGGCCCCGATGTAAGCTCGGTTAGTAAATGGCTTGGTGTAGCTGCGCTTTTACTGGCTACCCTGAACGTGGTAGGTGGTTATGTGGTGACCGACCGTATGTTGCAGATGTTCAAAAAGAGGAAAAAATAA
- a CDS encoding NAD(P)(+) transhydrogenase (COG1282 NAD/NADP transhydrogenase beta subunit), translating to MDRELIIQIAYLVASVMFILGIKMLGRTTTARRGNTISAVAMLIAILVTLLDRQVLSFTEIFVTILVGSVLGTIVARRVEMTSMPEMVAIFNGFGGAASVLVASSEYWRLAHTQNLSMDPVVGITVVLSVIIGAVTLTGSFVAFGKLKGFISGKAIMFSGQHAVNAVLFVAVLVLSALLVVNPNQEIWMLGVIAIALLLGVLTVIPIGGADMPVVISLLNSYSGIAACATGFVLNNQVLIIAGALVGASGIILTQIMCKAMNRSLTNVLLGGFGQTSSGVAAAGGEEIVVKEVGVEESAMLFESASSVIIVPGYGMAVAQAQHIVRELTDMLEKRGTSVKFAIHPVAGRMPGHMNVLLAEANIPYDKLIEMDHINDEFANTDIALIIGANDVVNPAARSNPQSPIYGMPILNADKARTVIVCKRGMSAGYAGIENELFGYPNCLMLFGDAKATMTKVVSELKELVPA from the coding sequence ATGGATAGAGAACTCATTATTCAAATTGCCTACCTGGTGGCATCGGTGATGTTTATTCTTGGCATTAAAATGCTGGGAAGAACCACTACTGCCCGCAGGGGCAACACCATATCGGCCGTGGCCATGTTGATTGCCATTCTGGTTACCCTGCTCGACAGGCAGGTTTTAAGCTTTACCGAAATATTTGTTACCATCCTGGTAGGCTCAGTACTGGGAACCATTGTTGCGCGCCGGGTAGAAATGACCTCCATGCCGGAAATGGTCGCCATCTTTAATGGCTTTGGTGGTGCAGCATCGGTATTGGTTGCATCTTCAGAATACTGGCGGCTGGCACACACCCAAAATCTTAGCATGGATCCTGTGGTAGGCATTACCGTAGTACTAAGTGTGATCATTGGTGCTGTAACCCTTACCGGTTCATTTGTAGCTTTCGGTAAGCTGAAAGGCTTTATCAGCGGCAAAGCGATCATGTTTAGCGGGCAGCATGCTGTAAACGCAGTTTTGTTTGTTGCTGTGCTGGTGCTTTCTGCCCTGCTGGTGGTAAATCCAAACCAGGAGATCTGGATGCTGGGCGTAATTGCCATTGCGCTGTTACTGGGGGTGCTTACCGTTATTCCTATTGGCGGTGCCGATATGCCTGTGGTAATTTCCCTGCTGAACTCTTATTCTGGAATAGCGGCTTGTGCAACTGGTTTTGTACTGAACAATCAGGTACTCATTATTGCCGGTGCGCTGGTAGGTGCCTCCGGTATCATCCTTACCCAGATTATGTGTAAGGCCATGAACCGATCGCTCACAAACGTACTTTTGGGTGGTTTTGGCCAGACCTCTTCTGGTGTGGCCGCAGCCGGCGGCGAAGAAATTGTGGTGAAAGAAGTTGGTGTGGAAGAGAGCGCCATGCTTTTTGAGTCTGCCTCTTCGGTAATAATCGTGCCAGGTTATGGCATGGCCGTAGCCCAGGCCCAGCACATTGTACGCGAACTTACCGATATGCTGGAGAAGCGCGGTACTTCAGTAAAATTCGCCATTCACCCGGTTGCAGGCCGTATGCCAGGACATATGAATGTATTGCTGGCCGAAGCAAACATTCCATACGACAAGCTGATTGAGATGGATCACATCAATGATGAGTTTGCCAATACAGATATTGCCCTGATCATTGGTGCTAACGACGTGGTAAACCCTGCTGCCCGCAGCAATCCGCAAAGCCCTATTTATGGCATGCCTATTCTGAATGCAGATAAAGCCCGTACAGTGATTGTTTGTAAGCGTGGTATGAGTGCAGGTTATGCAGGTATTGAAAATGAGCTCTTCGGCTATCCGAACTGTTTAATGCTCTTCGGCGATGCCAAAGCTACCATGACCAAAGTAGTAAGCGAGCTAAAAGAACTGGTTCCGGCATAA
- a CDS encoding oxidoreductase domain-containing protein (COG0673 Predicted dehydrogenases and related proteins), which translates to MKLNWGVLGVAKIAREKVIPAMAGSELYQVKGIASRKLEKAQEAAKKLDIPKAYGSYEELIEDPDIHIIYNPLPNHLHYEYTLKCIEAGKHVLCEKPLALQAEDVKKLIEARNKHGVKVGEAFMVRTHPQWLKTRELVQSGALGNIKLIQGSFSYFNTNPDNIRNIADYGGGAVWDIGCYPVHTARFVLGEEPLRLVAHMEKDPEMGTDIFTGVMMQFRSCTVQFGVSTQLSPYQRMHFLGDKQELEVQIPFNAPNDRSCVITLNNGDVFQDKLENLVFEQSDQYSIQAEAFSRAVLENTEVPVPLEDSLANTKVLEAIFLSAKEGRWVDISSDK; encoded by the coding sequence ATGAAATTAAACTGGGGTGTACTGGGTGTTGCAAAAATTGCCCGGGAAAAAGTAATTCCGGCCATGGCCGGAAGCGAGCTGTACCAGGTTAAGGGTATTGCATCGCGCAAGCTGGAAAAAGCACAGGAAGCCGCAAAAAAACTCGATATTCCCAAAGCCTATGGCTCCTACGAGGAGCTGATTGAAGATCCGGATATACACATTATTTACAACCCCCTGCCCAACCACCTGCATTATGAATACACCCTTAAATGTATAGAAGCAGGCAAACATGTGCTGTGCGAAAAACCGCTTGCACTCCAGGCAGAAGATGTAAAAAAACTCATTGAAGCCCGCAACAAACATGGCGTAAAGGTTGGGGAAGCTTTTATGGTAAGAACGCACCCGCAGTGGCTAAAAACACGAGAGCTGGTACAGAGCGGAGCACTGGGCAACATAAAGCTGATCCAGGGCAGCTTCAGTTATTTCAATACCAACCCTGACAACATTCGCAATATCGCAGATTATGGCGGAGGTGCTGTATGGGATATAGGGTGTTACCCGGTGCATACAGCTCGTTTTGTGCTGGGCGAAGAGCCGCTAAGGCTGGTGGCCCATATGGAAAAAGATCCTGAAATGGGTACTGATATTTTCACAGGCGTTATGATGCAATTTCGCTCCTGCACAGTACAATTTGGGGTTAGCACCCAGCTGTCGCCTTACCAGCGCATGCACTTTCTCGGAGATAAGCAGGAGCTGGAAGTGCAGATACCTTTCAATGCCCCTAATGACCGTTCCTGCGTAATTACCCTCAACAATGGAGATGTTTTTCAGGATAAGCTGGAAAATTTAGTTTTTGAGCAGTCTGACCAATACTCCATTCAGGCAGAAGCCTTCAGCAGGGCAGTGCTGGAAAACACTGAGGTTCCGGTGCCGCTGGAGGATTCCCTTGCCAATACCAAAGTGCTGGAAGCTATTTTTTTATCTGCAAAAGAAGGCAGATGGGTTGATATCAGCTCGGACAAATAG